Proteins from a genomic interval of Paenibacillus sp. FSL H8-0048:
- a CDS encoding ATP-binding protein — protein MKLASTKTAAVLIMLLLVITIIPAGIAIEWDGHTEAEIPAWELKWETAENSGIEAAMTVRAAEWTWVRAREARPLPPSGTASAWMRLTLPPAGATPAILIDRVFGDNLKAYIDNRLIYDSSGDVEYSGNKVLIPLPAQDSAKRLYLWNAGSGEFGIEGNVRVGSYNQLLSFYVKQDLVDVVLGAAMTFMAGALLICLLFLKPEFFYSGFFLALVILSFGVLLLTYSPFLTLILSRGDRLRQISFDLALFTIMPAFTLYFEQLFGPGKRGFTTRARKFQLAYSLFCTAALILNAAVSFRLDALYSILTINATGVLMIAQLIYLLFLAFSYARRGNSDAILFTGGFSVFAVVSVAELLRYFLSMERYHLYWWKWGMVVFILSLIAILGKRFAGSHEKALEYARELEKFNNELQRSEKMEIISELAASVAHEVRNPLQVTRGFLQILGERSGNKEKEYLKMAVGELDRASVIITDFLTFAKPGSDIVDVFEVSGELKHVSGILLPLANLQGGSIELRLQQELQVTGSPAKFKQAFINLIKNSIESLQEEGQIVVTAWRTGDWVIISVKDNGEGMKVSELARLGEPYYSNKTKGTGLGLMVTFRIIEAMNGTIEFHSRKGEGTEVLIKLPASNSN, from the coding sequence ATGAAGTTAGCATCAACCAAAACAGCCGCAGTTCTCATCATGCTGCTGCTTGTAATAACCATTATTCCGGCGGGGATCGCCATAGAATGGGACGGACATACCGAAGCGGAAATTCCGGCCTGGGAGCTGAAGTGGGAAACGGCTGAAAATAGCGGCATAGAAGCTGCAATGACAGTGCGGGCCGCTGAATGGACATGGGTACGGGCCAGGGAGGCCAGGCCTCTTCCGCCATCTGGTACCGCTTCCGCCTGGATGCGGCTTACCTTGCCCCCTGCAGGGGCAACCCCTGCTATTCTGATCGATAGAGTATTTGGCGATAACCTGAAAGCATACATAGACAACCGGCTAATCTACGATTCCAGCGGGGATGTGGAATATAGCGGCAACAAGGTGCTGATTCCGCTCCCGGCACAAGACAGTGCAAAGCGGCTCTATCTGTGGAATGCGGGCAGCGGGGAGTTTGGAATCGAGGGGAATGTAAGGGTCGGCAGCTACAATCAGCTGCTGTCCTTTTATGTGAAGCAGGATCTGGTGGACGTTGTGCTTGGAGCCGCCATGACTTTCATGGCCGGAGCGTTACTGATCTGCCTGCTGTTCCTTAAGCCTGAATTTTTCTACAGCGGTTTCTTTCTGGCCCTGGTCATTCTGTCCTTTGGAGTGCTGTTGCTGACGTACTCCCCGTTTCTGACACTGATTCTAAGCCGGGGAGATCGTCTCAGACAGATCAGCTTCGATTTGGCCCTGTTTACCATTATGCCGGCGTTCACGCTTTATTTTGAGCAGTTATTCGGACCGGGCAAGCGGGGATTCACTACCCGGGCGCGTAAATTTCAGCTGGCCTATTCCCTGTTCTGTACCGCAGCGCTTATTCTGAACGCCGCAGTGTCCTTCCGGCTGGACGCGTTGTATTCTATTCTGACTATTAACGCAACCGGTGTACTAATGATTGCCCAGCTTATCTACCTGCTGTTCTTGGCGTTTTCTTATGCCCGAAGAGGCAATTCAGATGCTATTCTGTTCACTGGCGGCTTCTCTGTATTTGCCGTGGTCTCTGTGGCGGAGCTGCTGCGGTACTTCCTTTCAATGGAGAGGTATCATCTATACTGGTGGAAATGGGGCATGGTGGTGTTCATTCTTTCCCTGATTGCTATTCTGGGGAAAAGGTTTGCAGGAAGCCACGAGAAGGCGCTGGAATACGCCAGGGAGCTGGAGAAATTCAATAATGAGCTGCAGCGTTCGGAGAAAATGGAGATTATCAGTGAGCTTGCCGCCTCTGTAGCCCATGAGGTACGTAATCCGCTCCAGGTCACACGCGGTTTCCTGCAGATTCTGGGGGAGCGCTCAGGCAATAAGGAGAAGGAGTATCTGAAGATGGCTGTAGGGGAGCTGGACCGGGCCTCGGTGATCATTACCGATTTCCTGACCTTTGCGAAGCCGGGCTCGGATATTGTGGATGTATTCGAAGTCTCGGGGGAGCTGAAGCATGTGTCGGGAATCCTGCTGCCGCTGGCTAATCTGCAGGGCGGCTCGATAGAGCTGCGTCTGCAGCAGGAGCTTCAAGTGACGGGCAGTCCGGCCAAATTCAAGCAGGCATTCATTAATCTGATCAAGAACAGCATTGAATCACTGCAGGAGGAGGGGCAGATTGTCGTAACGGCCTGGAGAACGGGCGACTGGGTAATCATCAGCGTGAAGGATAACGGCGAGGGAATGAAGGTCAGCGAGCTGGCCCGGCTGGGCGAGCCGTATTACTCCAATAAGACCAAGGGCACGGGACTTGGCCTCATGGTCACCTTCCGTATTATTGAGGCGATGAACGGCACGATTGAGTTCCACAGCCGCAAGGGCGAAGGGACCGAAGTGCTTATTAAATTGCCGGCCTCCAACAGTAATTAG
- a CDS encoding voltage-gated chloride channel family protein, with translation MKRKYERWAELAARQNQLALWSTFVKWVILGGMVGLLAGSASALFLASLNAVTQVRLEHAWLLFLLPAGGALVSLMYMRYGKSSLKGNNLILEQIRQGNEAIPLRMAPLVLGGTLITHLFGGSAGREGTAVQMGGSLADSLGRWLRIGPVDRRILLMCGISGGFGSIFGTPLAGTVFGLEVIAIGLISHKALLPCFAASFTGDLVASRLWGVHHIHYQVDVFPAMDALVLVKVIIASILFGMCSLLFSELTHYLKRTFTAIIRNPMLKSAAGGLIIIALVYIAGSRDYLGLGLPLISSSFEDGVSPFAFLWKLIFTAFTLGTGFQGGEVTPLFAIGASLGSSLAGVLHLYGPFLASLGFIAVFCGATNTPLACFIMGIELFGSGGAVYMFIACIISYLFSGHSGIYSSQLIGISKSALLPVPEGTTLASAKEHPAPK, from the coding sequence ATGAAGAGGAAGTATGAACGGTGGGCCGAGCTTGCAGCGCGCCAGAACCAGCTTGCACTCTGGAGTACATTTGTGAAGTGGGTGATCCTGGGGGGAATGGTCGGGCTGCTGGCAGGAAGTGCCTCAGCCTTGTTCCTGGCAAGTCTGAACGCGGTCACCCAGGTAAGGCTGGAGCATGCCTGGCTGCTCTTCCTGCTTCCGGCGGGAGGCGCGCTCGTCAGCTTAATGTATATGCGTTACGGCAAGAGCAGCCTGAAGGGTAACAATCTGATCCTGGAGCAGATCCGCCAGGGCAACGAAGCCATTCCGCTGCGCATGGCCCCGCTCGTTCTTGGCGGCACGCTGATTACCCATCTCTTCGGCGGGTCAGCCGGACGCGAAGGCACGGCTGTGCAGATGGGCGGCAGTCTGGCAGACAGTCTCGGCCGCTGGCTCAGAATCGGTCCGGTGGACCGCCGAATCCTGCTGATGTGCGGCATCAGCGGCGGCTTCGGCTCCATCTTCGGCACCCCGCTGGCCGGAACGGTGTTCGGCCTGGAGGTGATCGCCATCGGGCTGATCAGCCATAAGGCGCTGCTGCCTTGTTTTGCCGCCAGCTTCACCGGTGATCTGGTGGCCTCCCGCTTGTGGGGCGTTCACCATATCCATTATCAGGTGGATGTCTTCCCAGCTATGGATGCGCTGGTGCTGGTCAAGGTTATAATCGCCTCTATCCTCTTCGGCATGTGCAGCCTGCTGTTCAGTGAGCTTACCCATTATCTGAAGCGGACCTTCACCGCCATAATCCGTAATCCTATGCTCAAAAGCGCCGCCGGCGGACTAATCATTATTGCCCTGGTCTACATAGCCGGTTCCCGGGACTATCTGGGGCTGGGCCTTCCGCTGATCAGCAGCTCCTTCGAAGACGGCGTATCGCCCTTTGCTTTTCTATGGAAGCTGATCTTCACCGCATTCACTCTGGGGACCGGCTTCCAGGGCGGCGAAGTAACGCCTCTATTCGCGATTGGAGCTTCTCTGGGGAGCAGCCTGGCCGGAGTGCTTCATCTATATGGGCCTTTCCTAGCTTCACTCGGCTTCATCGCTGTCTTCTGCGGAGCAACCAATACACCGCTTGCCTGTTTCATAATGGGCATCGAGCTGTTCGGCTCCGGCGGAGCGGTCTATATGTTCATCGCCTGCATCATCAGCTATCTGTTCTCCGGACACAGCGGAATTTACAGCTCCCAGCTCATCGGCATCTCCAAAAGCGCTTTACTGCCGGTTCCCGAAGGAACGACGCTCGCTTCCGCCAAGGAGCACCCCGCACCAAAGTAG
- a CDS encoding peptidylprolyl isomerase, whose translation MCLMLVILAGCGNKPVNNNANGNSSTGAGSEATAAPQESVTATEGVPSATASHPVVTIEMDNGAVIKAELYPEVAPNTVNNFISLIKKGFYDGTIFHRVIPGFMIQGGDPDGTGMGGPDYSIAGEFNNNGFTNNLLHTEGVLSMARSKPMDSAGSQFFIMAAAYPSLDGDYAAFGKVTEGLEAVQAIVSLPRGKNDRPDQPPVMKKVTVDTLGVTYPEPQKVQ comes from the coding sequence ATGTGCCTGATGCTCGTCATTCTGGCGGGCTGCGGCAATAAGCCAGTGAATAATAATGCCAATGGTAACAGCAGCACCGGAGCAGGCAGCGAGGCCACCGCAGCACCGCAGGAGAGCGTCACCGCTACAGAAGGCGTGCCTTCAGCCACAGCCAGCCATCCGGTGGTTACGATCGAGATGGATAACGGCGCTGTTATTAAGGCCGAGCTGTATCCCGAGGTTGCCCCCAATACGGTCAACAACTTCATTTCTTTGATCAAGAAGGGCTTCTATGACGGAACCATCTTCCACCGGGTCATTCCAGGCTTCATGATCCAGGGCGGGGACCCGGATGGCACAGGTATGGGCGGACCGGACTACAGCATTGCCGGAGAATTCAACAACAACGGCTTCACCAATAATCTGCTGCATACAGAAGGCGTACTGTCCATGGCGAGAAGCAAGCCTATGGACTCTGCAGGCTCCCAGTTCTTCATTATGGCCGCAGCTTATCCAAGCCTTGACGGCGATTACGCTGCCTTCGGCAAGGTTACTGAAGGACTCGAAGCGGTCCAGGCCATCGTCAGTCTGCCGCGTGGCAAGAATGACCGTCCGGATCAGCCGCCGGTGATGAAGAAGGTCACCGTTGATACGCTTGGCGTTACTTATCCCGAGCCGCAGAAAGTCCAATAA
- a CDS encoding DUF6693 family protein gives MGALHITAEMNYGSRESYFDGKLIEYIGWCLAGWLVTVCTFGICYPWSVVMLYRWKVEHTVVEGQRLRFDGSAVSLFGQWIKWFLLTVITFGIYGFWVFIKLEQWRTKHTHFQ, from the coding sequence ATGGGAGCACTGCACATTACGGCAGAGATGAATTATGGAAGCAGGGAATCTTATTTTGACGGGAAGCTTATTGAGTACATTGGGTGGTGTCTCGCTGGCTGGCTGGTTACGGTCTGTACCTTCGGTATCTGCTATCCCTGGTCAGTAGTAATGCTCTACCGCTGGAAGGTCGAGCATACCGTGGTGGAGGGGCAGCGTCTGCGGTTCGACGGTTCAGCCGTCAGCCTGTTCGGACAATGGATCAAGTGGTTCCTGCTGACGGTGATCACGTTTGGAATCTACGGCTTCTGGGTGTTCATTAAGCTGGAGCAGTGGAGAACGAAGCATACCCACTTCCAATAA
- a CDS encoding Glu/Leu/Phe/Val family dehydrogenase has product MELFAAMEREDYEEVLFCQDKASGLKAIIAIHDTTLGPALGGTRMWTYATEEEALVDALRLAKGMTYKNAVAGLNLGGGKTVIIGDPHTDKNEAMFRAFGRYIQGLNGRYITAEDVGTTEEDMDIIHQETDFVTGISASYGSSGNPSPATAFGVYQGMKAAAKAAFGSDSLAGRTVAVQGVGNVSFTLCKYLHEEGARLLVADIHSEAVNRAVQAYGATVVEPGDIIGADCDIYAPCALGATINDESLPRLRAKVIAGAANNQLKEPRHGDALHKMGIVYAPDYVINAGGVINIADELNGYHKERAYKQIARIYDSITRVLEISRLKGIPAYAAADQLAEERISLLRNSRSTFLRNGQHALSRR; this is encoded by the coding sequence ATGGAATTGTTTGCGGCGATGGAGCGGGAGGATTACGAGGAAGTGCTGTTTTGTCAGGATAAGGCATCGGGGCTGAAGGCGATTATTGCGATTCACGACACCACGCTGGGACCGGCGCTGGGCGGAACAAGAATGTGGACCTATGCAACGGAGGAGGAGGCGCTAGTTGACGCTCTTCGGCTGGCTAAAGGCATGACGTATAAGAACGCGGTGGCCGGGCTGAATCTGGGCGGCGGTAAGACCGTTATAATCGGTGATCCGCACACAGACAAGAACGAGGCGATGTTCCGTGCCTTCGGCAGATACATACAGGGCTTGAACGGCCGTTACATTACAGCAGAGGATGTTGGCACTACAGAAGAGGATATGGATATCATCCATCAGGAGACCGACTTCGTTACCGGAATATCGGCTTCCTACGGCTCGTCCGGCAACCCTTCACCGGCTACAGCCTTCGGGGTATATCAGGGCATGAAGGCCGCAGCGAAGGCTGCCTTCGGCAGTGATTCCCTCGCAGGCAGAACCGTCGCCGTGCAGGGTGTCGGCAATGTCTCCTTTACACTATGCAAGTATCTGCATGAAGAAGGTGCACGACTGCTGGTTGCAGATATTCATAGTGAGGCAGTGAACCGGGCTGTCCAGGCATACGGGGCAACGGTTGTAGAACCGGGCGACATTATTGGGGCAGATTGTGATATCTATGCGCCATGTGCGCTCGGTGCCACCATTAATGATGAGTCGCTCCCGCGGCTTAGAGCCAAGGTGATTGCAGGAGCTGCCAATAATCAGCTCAAGGAGCCGCGTCACGGGGACGCGCTGCATAAGATGGGGATTGTCTACGCCCCGGACTATGTCATTAACGCCGGTGGCGTTATTAATATTGCTGATGAATTGAACGGTTACCACAAGGAGCGGGCGTACAAGCAGATCGCCCGAATCTATGACAGCATCACCCGTGTGCTGGAGATCTCCCGTTTGAAGGGGATTCCGGCCTACGCGGCTGCGGATCAGCTTGCAGAAGAACGGATATCCCTGCTTCGCAACAGCCGCAGCACTTTCCTGCGGAACGGTCAGCATGCCCTAAGCCGGAGATAG
- a CDS encoding pirin family protein, which yields MITIYPAASAHQFDYGWLKGSHVFSFGDFYDPDNTAFGPMRVCNDDTIAPGKGFGAHPHSDMEIVSIVLSGVLRHEDNLGNVAQTSFGGIQRMSAGTGAIHTEHNPSDTEPVRLLQLWFMPKVRGTAPSYATGRFDPAKLEGRLLPVVAAEASEEIVGIAQDMTIYLGKAEAGGQLDFRQEPGRRSFVYLVEGQLTLNGEGVLKPGDSARIEDIAQLELKADENILVMVIDLP from the coding sequence TTGATTACAATCTACCCTGCTGCGTCTGCGCACCAGTTCGACTACGGCTGGCTGAAGGGCAGCCATGTCTTCTCCTTCGGGGATTTCTATGATCCGGATAACACGGCCTTCGGGCCGATGCGCGTCTGTAACGATGATACGATCGCTCCGGGAAAAGGCTTCGGCGCCCACCCGCACAGTGACATGGAGATTGTCTCCATTGTGCTGTCCGGCGTGCTTCGTCATGAGGATAACCTCGGTAATGTTGCGCAGACATCCTTCGGCGGCATTCAGCGGATGTCGGCAGGGACCGGCGCGATTCATACGGAGCATAACCCTTCGGACACTGAGCCGGTCCGCCTGCTTCAGCTATGGTTCATGCCCAAGGTCCGGGGGACGGCTCCCTCCTATGCTACCGGACGCTTCGATCCGGCCAAGCTTGAAGGACGCTTGCTTCCGGTAGTAGCGGCCGAAGCTTCGGAGGAGATTGTCGGGATAGCCCAGGATATGACGATATATCTGGGGAAGGCCGAAGCGGGCGGGCAGCTGGATTTCCGGCAGGAGCCGGGGCGGCGCAGCTTTGTATATCTGGTTGAAGGGCAGCTTACCCTGAACGGGGAGGGTGTGCTGAAGCCGGGCGATTCGGCAAGAATCGAGGACATAGCGCAGCTGGAGCTGAAGGCTGATGAGAATATACTGGTCATGGTGATTGATCTGCCGTAA
- a CDS encoding manganese-dependent inorganic pyrophosphatase has protein sequence MTKTLIFGHKNPDTDTICSAIAYAALKKELGWDAEPVRLGDISGETQFALDHFGVEAPRLVENVAAEAEQVILVDHNERQQSANDIDQVRVVEVIDHHRIANFETAYPLYYRAEPVGCTATILNKLYKENGVAIPKNIAGLMLSAIISDSLLFKSPTCTEQDVAAARELAVIAGVDAESYGLDMLKAGADLSDKSIAQLISLDAKEFKMGEYKVEIAQVNAVDVNDVLSKQPELEAALTAIIDDKGLDLFLFVVTDILNNDSVGLALGRVAGAVEQAYNVKLDDNKAVLKGVVSRKSQIVPVLTETIAKL, from the coding sequence ATGACAAAAACTTTGATCTTTGGTCACAAAAACCCGGATACAGATACGATCTGCTCAGCTATTGCTTATGCGGCACTGAAGAAGGAACTGGGCTGGGATGCCGAGCCGGTCCGTCTTGGAGACATCAGCGGAGAGACTCAGTTCGCCCTCGATCACTTCGGGGTAGAAGCGCCGCGCCTGGTGGAGAATGTAGCCGCCGAAGCTGAACAAGTGATTCTGGTTGACCACAATGAACGCCAGCAAAGTGCGAATGATATCGATCAGGTCCGTGTGGTTGAGGTTATTGATCATCACCGGATTGCGAACTTCGAGACCGCCTATCCGCTGTATTACCGGGCTGAGCCGGTAGGCTGTACAGCTACCATTCTGAACAAGCTGTACAAAGAGAATGGCGTGGCCATTCCTAAGAACATCGCCGGTCTGATGCTGTCCGCTATCATTTCCGATTCCTTGCTGTTCAAATCGCCGACCTGCACAGAGCAGGATGTGGCTGCTGCGCGTGAGCTGGCGGTCATTGCCGGTGTTGATGCTGAAAGCTATGGCCTGGACATGCTCAAAGCCGGTGCAGACCTGAGCGACAAGAGCATTGCCCAGCTGATCTCTCTGGATGCCAAGGAATTCAAGATGGGTGAATATAAGGTGGAGATTGCCCAGGTTAACGCTGTGGATGTGAATGATGTCCTGTCCAAGCAGCCGGAGCTGGAAGCAGCGCTTACCGCGATTATTGATGACAAGGGACTGGATCTGTTCCTGTTCGTGGTTACCGATATCCTGAACAACGATTCCGTGGGTCTTGCCCTGGGCCGTGTAGCAGGCGCTGTTGAGCAGGCTTACAATGTGAAGCTGGATGATAACAAGGCTGTGCTGAAGGGTGTAGTGTCCCGTAAATCACAGATTGTACCGGTGCTTACTGAGACGATCGCCAAGCTGTAA
- a CDS encoding AAC(3) family N-acetyltransferase: protein MHTRSSLMKQLERMGIDPRGTLLVHSSLKSIGEVEGGADTVLDVLSEYMKEGLLVLPTHTWSYINGLNPRFSVLESPVCVGILPELFRKRPGVIRSWHPTHSVAALGRDGAVFTAGDERWDTPCARGSVYGKLLDREAEIMLLGVDLRRNTFIHGIEEWVDIPGRMTDGHEALYTVTPEGEEIAVPSRRHCGLSWSQHFWKVESVLEDGGALRRGSFGDAAVMLCGTVETTRILSDMLRENPDLFSDNEPLYGEDAPETLPKTKRGQAVQIVQEHTRS from the coding sequence ATGCACACCAGATCAAGTCTGATGAAGCAGCTGGAGAGAATGGGGATTGATCCGCGGGGGACACTGCTGGTCCATTCCTCGCTCAAAAGCATCGGTGAAGTGGAAGGGGGAGCAGATACCGTACTGGATGTCCTCTCAGAATATATGAAGGAGGGGCTGCTGGTCCTGCCTACCCATACCTGGTCTTATATCAACGGGCTGAATCCGCGCTTCTCTGTGCTGGAGTCGCCCGTCTGCGTGGGCATTCTGCCGGAGCTGTTCCGGAAGCGGCCGGGCGTGATCCGTTCCTGGCATCCCACACATTCGGTGGCGGCTTTGGGCAGGGATGGGGCGGTATTCACAGCCGGAGATGAGCGCTGGGACACGCCTTGTGCGCGCGGCTCGGTCTACGGCAAGCTGCTGGACCGGGAAGCGGAGATTATGCTGCTCGGTGTGGATCTGCGGAGGAATACGTTCATTCACGGCATTGAGGAGTGGGTGGATATTCCCGGCCGGATGACGGACGGGCATGAGGCGCTCTATACGGTGACGCCGGAAGGGGAGGAGATTGCGGTGCCTTCACGCAGACACTGCGGACTGTCCTGGTCGCAGCATTTTTGGAAGGTGGAATCCGTGCTGGAGGACGGCGGAGCGCTGCGCAGGGGCAGCTTCGGTGATGCGGCGGTTATGCTCTGCGGCACGGTAGAGACTACGCGTATCCTGAGTGATATGCTCAGAGAGAACCCGGATCTGTTCTCGGATAACGAGCCATTATACGGGGAGGATGCGCCTGAGACGCTGCCGAAGACGAAACGTGGACAAGCTGTACAGATAGTGCAGGAGCATACCAGGAGTTAA
- a CDS encoding ring-cleaving dioxygenase, protein MSLTLKGLHHVSAITAKAPENYKFYTEVLGLRLIKKTVNQDDVSVYHLFYGDETGNPGTELTFFELPNAGRNRDGNNSISALSLRVPGDDALLFWTQRFTVFGVEHEEITERGGRKTLAFTDHEGQRLILVSDEHNEGMPGGKPWAKSPVPAEYAIVGLGPAHLTVETAEHTALILEDLLGFRRAGSYPSPVAGQPDIIVFETGEGGSGTEIHLEERSDLPQERLGRGGVHHVAFRVDNEEELKQWIERIRSVQLPNSGFVDRFYFRSLYFREPNGILFELATDGPGFATDEEVEHLGEALALPPFLEAKREQIEAHLKPLDTRPQA, encoded by the coding sequence ATGAGTTTAACACTAAAAGGACTACACCATGTATCCGCCATTACCGCCAAAGCGCCGGAAAACTACAAATTCTATACCGAAGTGCTCGGACTCCGCTTGATTAAAAAGACCGTCAACCAGGATGACGTATCCGTCTATCACCTGTTCTACGGGGATGAGACCGGGAATCCCGGCACGGAGCTTACCTTCTTCGAGCTGCCTAACGCAGGGCGCAACCGCGACGGCAACAACAGCATCTCCGCACTCTCCCTGCGTGTTCCCGGGGATGATGCCCTGCTCTTCTGGACACAGCGCTTCACCGTATTCGGTGTAGAGCATGAGGAAATCACCGAACGCGGCGGCCGCAAGACGCTGGCCTTCACCGACCATGAGGGCCAGCGCCTAATCCTCGTCTCGGATGAGCATAACGAGGGTATGCCCGGCGGCAAGCCGTGGGCCAAGAGCCCGGTTCCTGCCGAGTATGCCATTGTTGGACTGGGACCGGCACATCTGACCGTCGAGACCGCTGAGCATACAGCCCTGATTCTGGAGGACCTGCTCGGCTTCCGCCGCGCAGGCAGTTATCCTTCACCGGTGGCGGGCCAGCCGGATATTATCGTGTTCGAGACCGGTGAAGGCGGCTCCGGCACGGAGATCCATCTGGAGGAACGCAGCGATCTTCCGCAGGAGCGCCTGGGACGGGGCGGCGTGCATCATGTAGCCTTCCGCGTCGATAACGAAGAGGAGCTGAAGCAGTGGATTGAACGCATCCGCAGCGTACAGCTCCCGAACTCGGGCTTTGTAGACCGCTTCTACTTCCGCTCCCTGTACTTCCGCGAGCCGAACGGGATTCTGTTCGAGCTGGCAACGGACGGGCCGGGATTCGCCACGGATGAGGAGGTCGAACATCTGGGCGAGGCGCTGGCCCTGCCGCCGTTCCTGGAAGCAAAGCGCGAACAGATTGAGGCCCACCTGAAGCCGCTGGATACCCGTCCGCAGGCCTAA
- a CDS encoding YjjG family noncanonical pyrimidine nucleotidase, with product MKYECILFDADDTLFDYGMAESHALSHAFAHFGLPAGAQEYAASYQEINHALWKDFEQGLITSAALRVERFNRLFTARQLAFKPEEFSEAYLRFLGEGTFLIQGAAELCSELAGCRLAVITNGISDVQHARIKGSPLSEVFEAVIVSEETGYQKPEAGIFDYTFERLKLSDRRKVLIVGDSLTSDIRGGNNYGIDTCWFNPLGKPGDPEIVPTYEIRSLDELVEIVNRA from the coding sequence ATGAAATACGAATGTATCTTATTTGATGCCGATGATACACTGTTCGATTATGGAATGGCCGAGAGTCACGCCTTGAGCCATGCCTTCGCCCACTTCGGGCTGCCGGCAGGCGCGCAGGAGTATGCGGCCAGCTATCAGGAGATTAACCATGCCTTATGGAAGGATTTCGAGCAAGGCTTAATCACCTCTGCCGCCCTGCGGGTGGAAAGGTTCAACCGCCTGTTTACTGCCCGACAGCTCGCGTTCAAGCCGGAGGAATTCAGTGAAGCGTACCTGCGCTTCCTCGGGGAAGGCACCTTCCTGATTCAGGGGGCCGCCGAGCTCTGCAGCGAGCTTGCCGGGTGCAGGCTGGCCGTGATCACGAACGGTATCAGTGATGTGCAGCATGCCCGGATTAAGGGTTCCCCGCTTAGTGAGGTATTCGAGGCGGTGATTGTATCGGAGGAGACAGGCTATCAGAAGCCGGAGGCGGGGATTTTTGATTATACTTTTGAGAGGCTTAAGCTGTCCGACAGACGCAAGGTGCTGATCGTCGGGGACTCCCTGACCTCGGATATCCGCGGCGGGAACAATTACGGCATCGATACGTGCTGGTTCAATCCGCTGGGTAAGCCCGGTGATCCTGAGATCGTGCCTACCTATGAAATCCGCAGTCTGGACGAGCTGGTGGAGATCGTGAACCGCGCGTAA
- a CDS encoding MraY family glycosyltransferase, with protein sequence MLYGLAFLVSFFIVYLLIPPLGRLAFRLDFVDRPRVDVERKIHREPIPLTASYAIFVGFFITYLLFAREFTLETLALFIGGVLLLTIGTIDDWYKTKGKDFPALPKFIVQIAAAVLVFFSGNAFTGFINPFSGDYISLPFILQFLLTIIWIFGVTTVINFSDGMDGLAGGLTAISAVTLFVVALTMGQSTSAFMAISLIGVTLAYLRFNKAPAKIFMGDAGATFLGFILAVIALDGAFKQATVLSLFIPILALGVPIFDNIFVVIRRFLKGQAIYQADATQVHYRLLKAGLNQKQVVGVLYLASVCLSLSSIILLLIQT encoded by the coding sequence ATTTTATACGGTTTAGCTTTTCTCGTGTCATTTTTTATCGTTTATCTGCTGATTCCTCCTCTGGGCAGGCTGGCTTTCCGGCTGGATTTCGTAGACAGGCCGAGGGTAGATGTTGAACGCAAAATCCATAGGGAGCCCATCCCGCTAACCGCAAGCTATGCCATTTTCGTAGGTTTTTTCATTACATATCTGCTCTTCGCACGTGAATTCACCCTGGAGACGCTCGCCCTGTTCATTGGCGGTGTGCTTCTGCTGACCATAGGAACCATAGATGACTGGTACAAAACCAAAGGCAAGGATTTCCCGGCTCTGCCCAAATTCATCGTACAGATTGCCGCCGCCGTTCTGGTGTTCTTTTCCGGCAATGCGTTTACCGGCTTCATTAATCCGTTCTCAGGTGATTATATCTCACTACCGTTCATTTTGCAGTTCCTGCTGACGATCATCTGGATCTTCGGCGTGACTACGGTCATTAATTTCTCGGACGGCATGGACGGTCTGGCCGGCGGATTGACAGCGATCTCGGCAGTTACCCTGTTCGTAGTCGCACTCACGATGGGCCAATCTACTTCTGCCTTTATGGCAATTTCGCTGATCGGGGTTACGCTGGCGTATTTGCGCTTCAACAAGGCTCCGGCCAAAATCTTCATGGGCGATGCCGGCGCCACCTTCCTCGGCTTCATTCTGGCGGTGATTGCGCTGGATGGCGCCTTCAAGCAGGCCACGGTATTGTCGCTGTTCATTCCGATTCTCGCGCTTGGCGTGCCGATCTTCGACAATATTTTTGTCGTCATCAGACGCTTCCTGAAGGGACAAGCCATCTATCAGGCGGATGCCACTCAGGTTCATTACCGCCTACTCAAGGCGGGTCTGAACCAGAAACAGGTGGTCGGCGTGCTCTATCTGGCCAGCGTTTGCCTCTCCCTGTCATCCATTATCCTGCTGCTGATCCAGACGTAG